From a region of the Fischerella sp. JS2 genome:
- a CDS encoding sensor histidine kinase: MSTQNNSIQRILLVDDNPDDRLLVIRELSREFSQAQVIEIVDANALHLALTVHDFDLVITDYQLNWTTGLEVLRAVKARDRNCPVIMFTNTGSQEIAVEAMKAGLDDYVIKSTKHFLRLSQAVRLVWQQYQTIRKAAQLELRLQSLLNQLRIGVFRATPEAKILDVNTAFLNILGLPSLEEVQSFISEQLYSFMTDERPSGQEWEREIQFQRPDGKNIWLLFSETQNQLHGETFIDGLMEDITERKQSEEEIRQLNQTLEHRVQERTAQLEAINCELEAFAYSVSHDLRSPIRQIDGFVNLLKEHLENTTCDQTSLRYLQAILELTNRAGKLVDDLLTYSRTGRAEMHYSIVDMNRLVWESKQQIEMDFPHRTIIWNVQQLPHVWGDRSLLRLVWQNLIENAVKFTQLCQQPIISIGSIEDEHEIIFFIQDNGVGFDMQYVNRLFGIFQRLHNQIQFEGTGIGLANVQRIILRHRGRVWAEGDTNQGAKFYFSLPKAST, translated from the coding sequence ATGAGTACTCAAAATAATTCAATTCAACGCATTTTGCTGGTAGATGATAACCCAGACGATCGCCTGCTGGTGATAAGAGAATTAAGCCGAGAGTTTTCTCAAGCCCAAGTAATAGAAATAGTTGATGCCAATGCATTGCATCTGGCATTAACAGTACATGATTTTGATTTGGTCATTACTGATTATCAACTTAACTGGACAACAGGCTTAGAGGTTTTGCGTGCTGTCAAAGCTCGCGATCGCAATTGTCCTGTGATTATGTTTACTAACACTGGTTCCCAGGAAATTGCAGTTGAGGCAATGAAAGCAGGACTAGATGACTACGTAATAAAATCCACAAAACATTTTCTTCGCTTAAGTCAAGCTGTACGCTTGGTGTGGCAACAATACCAAACTATCCGTAAAGCAGCCCAGTTAGAACTACGGTTACAGTCATTATTGAATCAACTAAGAATTGGTGTATTTCGCGCTACACCCGAGGCAAAAATTTTAGATGTAAATACGGCATTTCTAAATATTTTGGGTTTGCCATCTTTGGAGGAAGTTCAATCATTTATCAGTGAACAACTCTACTCCTTTATGACTGACGAACGCCCTTCTGGGCAAGAGTGGGAGCGGGAGATACAATTCCAACGCCCTGATGGTAAAAACATCTGGCTACTGTTCAGTGAAACCCAAAATCAGCTACATGGTGAAACCTTTATAGATGGCTTGATGGAAGATATCACAGAGCGCAAGCAATCAGAAGAGGAGATTCGTCAGTTGAACCAAACTTTAGAACATCGAGTCCAAGAGCGTACAGCCCAATTAGAAGCTATCAACTGTGAACTAGAGGCTTTTGCTTACTCAGTTTCTCACGATCTGCGATCGCCTATTCGCCAAATCGATGGATTTGTTAATTTATTAAAAGAACACCTAGAAAATACGACCTGTGATCAAACAAGTTTACGTTACCTGCAAGCAATTTTAGAATTAACTAACCGGGCAGGTAAACTAGTAGATGATTTGCTGACTTACTCCCGTACTGGACGAGCAGAAATGCACTATTCTATCGTCGATATGAACCGTCTAGTTTGGGAGTCAAAGCAACAGATAGAAATGGATTTCCCCCATAGGACTATCATTTGGAATGTTCAGCAACTACCTCATGTGTGGGGCGATCGCTCTTTATTGCGCCTTGTTTGGCAAAATTTGATTGAAAATGCTGTGAAGTTTACTCAACTGTGCCAGCAACCAATCATTTCCATTGGCAGCATTGAGGATGAGCATGAAATTATTTTTTTTATTCAAGATAATGGTGTAGGATTTGACATGCAATATGTTAATCGCTTATTTGGTATATTTCAACGCCTTCATAACCAAATACAGTTTGAAGGAACAGGCATAGGACTTGCTAATGTCCAACGAATCATTCTCAGACATCGTGGCAGAGTCTGGGCAGAGGGAGATACAAATCAAGGAGCAAAATTTTACTTTAGCTTACCAAAAGCAAGTACTTAA
- a CDS encoding sensor histidine kinase, with amino-acid sequence MLLGSYEVGNLWRGDTILKDNIMMRILLLEDSWADAELIGTTLKKSINDCDFVRVETRTDFIKALKTETLDLILADYALPSFDGFSALELARAICPEVPFIIISGILGEERAIETLKSGATDYVLKQRLERLVPAVERALREAEERKLLRQAEIELRKSEELFRTSVETILDSFAIYSAIRDPSGKIIDFRIDYVNTAACENHHLTQEEQLGKYLCKLMPVHQTSGLFTEYCRVVETGQPLVKELLLVDGERERQGGQTRQGGHAGWLTTNYQPPTTNNQPTTNQRAYDIRAVKFGDGVVVTWRDTTERRQVEEERKQLIAQEQAAREEAEKANRLKDEFLAVVSHELRTPLNSMLGWAHILRNRQLNEAIATKALETIERNARHQKKLIEDILDVSMIIQNKLRLELQPLYLVPIVHAAIEDVQPQAQAKSIQIESMLRPFISPVMGDAERLQQIICNLLSNAIKFTPAAGRVQISLQQVDSFAQIIVTDTGQGISSDFLPHVFDRFRQADATTTRKYGGLGLGLAIVRHLVEMHHGHVYAASEGIGKGATFTVQLPIYKIE; translated from the coding sequence ATGCTGCTAGGTTCCTATGAAGTAGGAAATTTGTGGCGTGGCGACACTATTTTAAAAGATAATATCATGATGCGTATTCTGCTGCTGGAAGATTCTTGGGCAGATGCCGAGCTTATCGGTACTACTTTAAAAAAGAGTATAAATGATTGTGATTTTGTACGGGTAGAAACTCGTACAGACTTTATTAAAGCTCTTAAAACCGAAACCTTGGATTTGATTTTGGCAGATTACGCTCTTCCCTCTTTTGATGGGTTTTCTGCTTTAGAACTTGCTCGTGCTATCTGTCCAGAAGTACCATTTATCATCATATCTGGGATACTTGGTGAGGAGCGAGCTATTGAAACTCTCAAAAGTGGTGCTACAGACTATGTACTTAAACAACGCCTAGAGCGACTAGTTCCAGCAGTGGAACGAGCTTTGCGAGAAGCTGAAGAACGAAAATTGCTTAGGCAAGCAGAAATAGAATTACGCAAAAGTGAGGAACTATTCCGCACCTCTGTAGAAACCATCCTAGATAGCTTTGCTATTTACTCTGCCATCCGCGATCCATCAGGTAAAATCATAGACTTTCGCATTGATTATGTGAATACAGCTGCTTGTGAAAATCATCATTTAACACAGGAAGAGCAATTAGGTAAGTATTTGTGTAAACTCATGCCAGTACATCAGACAAGTGGTCTGTTTACAGAATATTGTCGGGTTGTAGAAACAGGTCAACCATTGGTAAAGGAGTTGTTGTTGGTAGACGGGGAGAGGGAAAGACAAGGGGGACAAACCAGACAAGGAGGACATGCGGGATGGTTAACAACTAACTACCAACCACCAACAACCAACAATCAACCAACAACCAACCAAAGAGCCTATGATATTCGTGCTGTGAAGTTTGGGGATGGGGTAGTTGTGACTTGGCGGGACACAACCGAACGCCGACAAGTCGAAGAAGAACGAAAACAACTAATAGCCCAAGAGCAAGCAGCTAGAGAAGAGGCTGAAAAAGCAAACCGCCTCAAGGATGAATTTTTAGCAGTTGTTTCCCACGAACTTCGTACTCCACTTAACTCTATGTTGGGTTGGGCGCACATACTCAGAAATCGGCAATTAAATGAAGCGATCGCTACTAAAGCTTTGGAAACAATTGAGCGTAATGCTAGACACCAAAAAAAATTGATTGAAGATATCCTTGATGTTTCCATGATCATTCAGAATAAACTCCGTTTGGAGTTACAGCCTCTGTACTTAGTTCCGATTGTTCATGCTGCAATAGAAGATGTACAGCCACAAGCTCAGGCCAAGTCAATCCAAATAGAGTCTATGCTTAGGCCCTTTATCAGTCCGGTTATGGGCGATGCGGAACGGTTGCAGCAGATTATATGCAATCTCCTCTCTAATGCCATCAAATTTACTCCTGCTGCTGGTCGAGTGCAGATTTCGCTACAGCAAGTAGACTCTTTCGCTCAAATTATAGTCACCGATACTGGACAAGGCATTAGTTCCGACTTTTTACCCCATGTGTTTGATCGCTTCCGCCAAGCAGACGCTACTACAACTAGAAAATATGGAGGGTTGGGATTAGGACTTGCTATTGTTCGGCATTTGGTTGAAATGCACCACGGTCATGTTTATGCTGCTAGTGAGGGAATCGGCAAAGGAGCAACATTTACAGTCCAACTGCCAATCTACAAAATAGAATAG
- a CDS encoding DUF938 domain-containing protein, protein MNTPQDTRQYAPATQRNREPILEVLMQVLPATGSVLEVASGTGEHAVYFAPRLFPRQWIPSDPNPLNCASITAWRKHLSCETLHPPLEIDTRQPVWIVEKEIPFNPSPITAIVNINMIHISPWDACLGLMAGAGRILSSGGILYLYGSFKRDGKHTAPSNAAFDEYLRVQNPEWGIRNLEDVVIAASKHNLSLVNVYQMPANNFSVVFKVNYG, encoded by the coding sequence ATGAACACACCACAAGATACGCGTCAATACGCCCCAGCCACCCAGCGCAATCGTGAACCAATTCTGGAAGTACTCATGCAAGTATTGCCTGCTACTGGTAGTGTTTTAGAAGTTGCTAGCGGAACTGGGGAACATGCGGTGTATTTTGCTCCTCGTCTGTTTCCTCGTCAATGGATACCTTCCGACCCTAATCCCCTAAATTGTGCTAGCATCACTGCTTGGAGAAAACATTTATCGTGTGAAACTCTTCACCCACCTTTAGAGATTGATACACGTCAGCCAGTCTGGATAGTGGAGAAAGAAATACCATTTAATCCTTCACCAATTACAGCCATAGTCAATATCAACATGATTCACATTTCTCCTTGGGATGCTTGTTTGGGACTAATGGCAGGTGCAGGTCGTATTCTTTCGTCTGGTGGTATCCTCTACTTGTATGGGTCGTTCAAACGGGACGGTAAACATACTGCACCAAGTAACGCTGCTTTCGATGAATATCTACGCGTCCAAAATCCAGAATGGGGGATACGTAATCTCGAAGATGTGGTAATAGCAGCTAGTAAACACAATCTTAGTTTAGTCAATGTTTATCAAATGCCTGCAAATAATTTTTCAGTAGTATTTAAAGTGAATTACGGTTGA